Within Runella rosea, the genomic segment GGTGGCACATCGACGCGGCCTTTGGTGGTTTTGCAGCTTGTTCGCCCAAATATAAACATTTACTTAAGGGCTGGGAAGGTGCCGATAGCATTACTGTTGACTGCCACAAGTGGCTGAATGTACCCTACGAAAGTGCCTTCTTTTTGGTGAAAAAAGAACATAGTATTTTGCAGGTAGAAACCTTCCAAAACTCCAATGCGCCTTACCTCGGCAACCCGCTCGAAAATTTTAGTTTTCTTAATTTTTTGCCCGAAAACTCGCGCCGATTGCGAGCGTTGCCCGCTTGGTTTACGCTGAAGGCGTACGGCAAAAAAGGCTATCAGGAAATTGTCGAAAACAGCATCCAGATGGCGCAGTTATTGGACGATTTTATTCAGCAAAGCAGTGATTTTGAGTTGCTTGCGCCAACACGTCTGAACAACGTGTGTTTTACCCTAAAGGGCGAAGAAAATCAAGACAAAGTACATTCGTTTCTGACCCAACTAAACCAACGCGGAAAAGTATTTATGACCCCAACGGTATATAACGGCAAAAAAGGCATTCGAGCGGCGTTTGTCAACTGGCGTACTCTTGAGAAAGATGTTGAAATTGCGATTGCCGAAATGAAAGCGGTCTTGGCTTAGACTGTGCGTCAGGTTGCGCACATCCCGACTTATAAAAAAAGGGGAGCGGTTTACTCATTTCCCGCTCCCCTTTCACAGTTACTTTTTCGGTTTGATACTTTTTGGTTTATTAGTTTTCGGCTTCGCTTTTTTCAGCTCTTCATCATCTTCCGCGCGGCGTTTTTGCATGGTTTCGGTGCGGTCCAATTCTTCCGATTGGGCAAAGGCTTTCCAATCAAATTTTTCATCGAAGGGGTCCAACGCTTTTTGCGGGTCAAATAGACGTTTATCAATTGCCACGGCATTGTAAGGCGTGTAATCGGGTTTGTCGGTAAACAAGTCGATTAGATTTGTGGCACCCGCATCGTACTGATTCAGGTACGGCATTCCGAGGATATTCCAGAAGGTCTTGAATACGCTACCAAAGCTGTAATGCTCGTGACCGACGTAGTTTTTCTTGACCCAAGGCGAAATCGTCAGCAACAAACTGCGGTGGGCGTCGATGTGGTCCACGCCGCCCTGCGGGTCATCTTCCAGCACTACGATGAGCATTTTTTTCCAGTAAGGCGTTTTGCTCAAAAACTCCACTACGCGTCCGAGGGCAAGGTCGTTGTCAGCCATGTAGCTTTGCGTAAACGGAAATCCTGCTTTGGCGCGTTCGCGGGTGCCGTGGTCGTTGGGCAGCATGAGCGTAAGCATCGAAGGCAATTTTCTGTTAGTACCTCCCCATTTTTCGTTAAATTCCCTCATAAACACATCGGCCCGGAACTGGTCTGGAATGGCCATATTGTAGGTTGGATATATCTTAGAAGAGCGGTCGTAAAGCGGCGCGGGCAAGGGGTAATTGATGGTGTATAGCTCGCCGATGTACTTCATGGTGCTGTCGGAATACGCAGCAGCCATTTCGACTCCGAAGCCGAAGTTAAAAAACTCCTTTTTGTTGCGTTCGAGGTGGTCCCAAATGGAGCCAGCTTCGGTATAATCTTCGGGATAAATACTGCCTGCCGAGCCGTAAAAAGACCAATTACCGGGTGCCTTGGAGGTGTCAATCAAGTCGCGTTTTCCTCCGTAAGCGGCGGAAGTGCCCGTTTCGACCCATTCGTTGGGATATACGCCCACCATCCAGCGGTGTCCGTCGGCTGAGACGTCGGCGTCGCAGTAAAAATTGTCAGACATTGCAAAACGCTTCGCCAATGCCGCGTGATTGGGCATCACGTCTACATTTTCCAACGTTTGGGTTTTGTTGCGGTTGGAAAACGTCGCTTTCAGACCGTAGCGCGCCAATGAAGCCTCTCCTTTACCGTTGGTGTTTTGTCCAAATACTTCGTCGTAGGTGCGGTTTTCCTTGGAAATGAACACGATATGCTCAATGTTGGAAAGCGCATTTTTGGTGACGGGTTTTTGTTCAAACTTAAAATTATTCGAAATCACTTTTTGGGTCATCGCGGCCAATTGTCCATCGGCGGGAATATCAATGACCGATACCGTTCCTTTCATTAAGCTACCCACGTAGCTACCTTCAGGACCAGGTTTAAAATTAGGGCCGCCGTTGGGGCCGCTGCCGAATCCTTTGGCGTTGGTGACAATCAACTGTCGCCCATCGGGCGATACTTTTAGCTTGGACGGAAACCAACCCGTGGGGATATGACCCAATACTTTCAGGCTCGGAATGTCAATTACGGCTACGGCGTTGATGCCCGCTTCCGCCACGTAGAGGCGCTTTTGGTCGGGAGAGGTAGCCACGCCAAACGGAATCAGTCCACGCAGCTTGCCCAAACGCGGGTCGGGTTGCAACGGAATGGTGTACACTACGGTATCTTTCTGAATATCAATCACCGACACACAGTCGTTGTTGCCGTTGCTAACAAATACATATTTGTCGGTGGCGGCCACGGAGTTGGGGCTACTACCGCCCACTGCTGGGAAATCCTCAATCATTTGACCCACCAAAAAGCCCGTTTTGGTCTTGTTTTTTACTTTCCAGCTCGTGCCGTTGGGCGAATAACTCCACACCGAAAAGGCCTCGGGTGCGTTGGGGCTTCCCAGCGCGGGGATGCCTTTGGCGGCGTTGCCTTCTTCCATTTCCTTGCTGCCATATTTGGTAGCGGGCCACGGATGCGCGGTTTTTTTGAGGTTTTTTGGGTCCAAATCGGTAAAAGGTTTGTATTCAAAAACGCCTACGTTGGCCACGTAGATGCGTTGCTCATCGGGCGAAAAACTGATACCAAAGGGATACCGCCCCGTCGGAATATTGTCTGCTACGCGCAGGGTTTCGGTGTTGACCACCACCATTCTAAACCCGATTTGGTCAACTACATAGAGGCGTTTGCCGTCGTTGGAAAGAACGAGGTCGCCGAGATAGCCATGCTCGTAGTTTTTGGCGGAGCAGTTGATTGAGCCCTTGCCTTTTCCCGTGTTCAGGTCAAACAAAAATATTTTGTTGGTTTGCCCGCCCGCTACGTAGAGTGTTTGGTTGTCGGGGCTGATGGCCAAGCCCATGAAGCAGGCTTCTAGAATACCGTCGTCGGTTTTAAAGCCTTCGGGTACTTGTAGAACGGTTGGATTGGCACTGCGCACGTTTTTGATGATTGAAACCGAAAAAGGGTTAGTGCCTGAGTTGGCCGTTACGGCAATGTTTCCGTCTTTGCTCAAAACCAATCCGTAAGGGTGCGGCGCGGTCATGATTTGTTTGCCCAAGGGCGTTATGAGGCGTCCGTTGGGCAAAACGCTCACGCCGTTTTTGTCAACTTTAGCGTATTCACTGCCTGCGGGGGCCGACATTTGCCAAGGTTGTGACCAACCCAGTTGACTTATTGATAAATACAGGCAGAAAAGGAAAAAAATGCGTAGCATAGGAAAGGTAGTTTTAGATAGGGTTGCCACGCCTTTTATGGCGTGGATAAAGAGATAAAAGTACAGTTTTTAAACATTACCATTTAAATTCAGCGGTAAGCCACAGGCTGCGGCCGTAGCCGTTGATGCCCGAGCCATGGGTGCGGTAATCTGCGTCAAAAAGATTCTGAACGGCGGCGGTCAGGCTGATTCTTTTTAAGTTATAGCCCGCATTTAGATTGAATACATTCCAAGCTGGTGTACCGCCTTTGGCGATTCGGTTGTCGTCTTTGTCGCCCTGTGCGAGACGCTCTTGTGCGCCTGCAAACCAAAATTCAGGGCGAATCCAACCTTTATTTTTGGTAAAATTCAACCCTACTCGGCCATTGACGGGCGGAATACGACGCATGGGCTCGTTCTTGGTTTCACTTTGTCCGAAGCAATAGGAAACGTTGCCATAAAGCTGTAACGAAGTAAGCAAATTTGCCTGAAGTTTGGCGTCAAAACCATTGATGTAAGCACTTTCAACGTTCTCTTTGCGGTAAACGTTGATGCCGTTGACCTGCTCATTGGGCACCCGTACCCGCGTGATGAGGTTTTGGAGTTGGGTAGAATAGTAGCCCATTTGGAGGCCAATGATTTTGGTTGCTATTTTTAACCCTAGTTCGTAAGTGGTTGATTTTTCGGGTTTTAAATTGTTAGTGGGAACTTCGTACCGAAAGTCTACGATACCGAGTGTGCCCAAATCGTCGATATTGGGGGCGCGGAAGCCCGTGCTGATGTTGAGGTAAGGTGCAATGGATTTTCCGAGGTTGTAGGATAGATTGTAATTGTACACAAACGCGGCAGGGGTAAGGCGGCTGTCGCCGATGGTAGCGTCGGGAATATCAATCACAAAACCGTTGTAGCGAATGCCAAACGTCGAGTTGAGCCGGGCTAAGTTGGTGCTTACAATTGAATAAGCGGCATAGTTCAGAAAAGTCGAATTGTCGGGGTACAAACCGCGACTGTAGGTACGTTGAAGGGTGGTGTTATTTTCGTCATAACGCTCGCTGTTGACCTTGTCGCGGTAGAGTTCCACGCCCGAATTAAGGGTTAACATTCCTCTTAAAAAACGCGACTGATTGTTGTACGTCAAACCCCAGGTTTGTACTTTGTCGGTTTCCGAGCGGAGCGCGGTGGCTCCGTTTTTTTGGCTAAACCGGCCTTCCTGCGTGGCCTGCCGGGAGAGGGTAAAAGTCTGATGATTAAACCAGTTAGATTCACTTTGGTTCTCTAATTTAACATACGTCAACTGCCGCCGCTGTGGGTCAAATTGGTTGATTTTGAAGTTCTCCAGTTGATACCGAAAAAACACCTCCACATTGCGTTGACTGACTGATTGATGCGCCAACGTTGCCATCCAGCCGTGGCCTAGATTTAACTTGGCTTTCAGGTCGAAATCCTGCTCTTTGTAGCCCGAAGGTGATTGGAAACCCGTGTTTTTGCCACCCAACACATCCCCGAAGCGACGATTGGTAAAACCCGCCTGAAACGCCGCGTTGGTTCCGCCGTAGCGAGCTTCGACGCGCCCGCTTTGCTCCATGCCCGCGCTGACCAAGCGCCCCAGCAATCTTCCGCCGAAACCTGTATTGAATTGAGGGTCGGTGGTAAAAAGCTGAATGGTTCCCCCCAGCGCATCGGAGCCGTATTGCACGGAGCCGCTCCCTAACAGTACCTCGGCCCGGCCCAAGGTAAAAGCGTCGATGGTGTTGAGATATTGATTGGGACCGTAGCGAAAAGTGCTGTTGTTGAGGCGAATATCGTCAATGAGTAGCAAGGTTTGATTGCCTGTTAGGCCGCGCACAAAGGGCGAACCTGCGCCATGAGTGGTTTTCTGCACAAACACGCCCATTTGGTTCATCAAAAGCTCGGGTGTGCTGCGCGACTGCGACGTCTTGATTTCCTCTTGACCGATAGCATAAATCAGGGCGGGAGTTTGAAATACGGTTTTTTCGCCCCGGGTGGAAGTGACAACAACCTCATTTAACTGCTTGGTTTTGAGTGAGTCAGGGGCTTTAGCAAACGATGAATGGAAGCCAAGCGTGATAAGAGCAGAAAGGGTGGAGAAGGAGAGTTTAGACATATTTTGATAAAGAAACGGTATGGTGACAAAATTACTGACTTTTACTTGTTGATGAATTAAGCGAAAGTTATGTTTCGGCCTGGCCACTGAATTTGCTCAGGACAAATGCGTTAATGCTTCTATTTCAACAATTCACTGCTAAATGTAGAAATATTTGTAAACATTTGTGTAGTAATTGTTAACAATTTGCTTTTATAGCTTAATAATTCCTTTACTCACTTTACTGTGAAATGCCCCAATCAATTGACACTTTTGTAAAAATTCAGATTCAGATGAAACCTTCCACTAAATCCAGCCTTTTTCTATGCCTCGTCGGGGTTTTTCTTTTGTTAGAAAATTCCTGTCAGCGACAAAGTCGCGCCACTTCCGAAAGTACGCAGTTTTACCAAATGCTGACCTCCAAACGGATTAAACTGCCCAACGGATGGTCGTTGACCCCCGCTGGTAATAAAAGTCTCTCCTTGAATGATTTACCGCTGAACTTGGTGGTTTCTTCGTCGGGAAAATACGCGGCCGTAACCAACAACGGCCAAAAGACGCATAGTATTACCCTTATTGATGCTGCCACGCAGCAGATTTTGGATGATGTTGTCGTGCCCAAAGCGTATTACGGACTCACCTTCAGCGCCGACGAAAAAACGCTGTACGCTTCGGGCGGGAACGATAACAAAATTCTGATTTTTCAACTTGAGAACAACAAACTCAAAGCCGACGGCGAAATTGTGTTGGGCAAACCGTGGCCCGAAAAAATCGGCCCCGTCGGGCTTTGTATCGACGAAGCACAGCAGAAATTGTTTGTCGTAACCAAAGAAAATAACTCCCTGTATGTGTGTGATTTAAAAACACGTAAAGTGTTGAAAAACATTAGCTTGGGTTTCAAAGGTTATGCTTGTCAGTTGTCGCAAGATAAAAAACAATTGTTTGTCAGTCTGTGGGAAGGGAGCGGAGTGCGGGTGTTGAATGCCGAAACATTGCAAACGGTTGTTGATATTCCGACCGCCAAAAACCCCAATGATTTGCTCCAAACCCGCGACGGGAAATTTCTGTACGTGGCCTGTGGCAACGACAACACCGTGATGATGATTGACTTGGCCAAGCAACAAGTGGTCGAAACCCTCAATGCATCGTTGTATCCCAATGCGCCCGTGGGAAGTACCCCCAACGCCTTAGCGCTCACGTCCGACGAGTCTAAACTGTTGATTGCCAACGCTGACAATAACTGCATTGCGGTCTTTAACGTGGCCGAAAAAGGCAAAAGCCGTTCGTTGGGCTTTGTTCCGACGGGCTGGTATCCTACGTCGTTGAAGGTCATCAATAACCAGATTTGGGTGACCAACGGCAAAGGCTATTCGTCGGCAGCCAACCCCAAAGGCCCGAATCCTAATCGTTCCAAATCGCCTCAGTATAAAGGAGCTAATGCGGAGGCTAATCGCGACGAAACGCAGTACATCGGTGGGTTGTTTAAAGGAACGCTTTCTATCATTGATTTTCCTGACGAAGATATTTTGGGCGTTTATTCCAAGTTAGTTTACGAAAACACCCCTTATACCAAAAACAAAGAAACACTGGCCGAGGGTGAAGCGGGTAATCCAATTCCGATGAAAGTAGGAGAAGCGTCACCGATTAAGTACGTTTTTTACATCATCAAAGAAAACCGTACCTACGACCAGATATTGGGCGATATGAAAGAAGGCAACGGCGATGCTGCCCTGTGCTTGTTTCCCGAAAAAGTAACACCCAACCAACACGCATTGGCGCGCGAGTTTGTGTTGTTGGATAATTTTTATGTAGATGCCGAAGTGAGCGCCGACGGGCACAATTGGTCATCGGCGGCGTACGCCAACGATTATGTAGAAAAGAACTGGGTGACGAGCTACGGCGGTCGTGGCGGTACCT encodes:
- a CDS encoding bifunctional YncE family protein/alkaline phosphatase family protein; the encoded protein is MLRIFFLFCLYLSISQLGWSQPWQMSAPAGSEYAKVDKNGVSVLPNGRLITPLGKQIMTAPHPYGLVLSKDGNIAVTANSGTNPFSVSIIKNVRSANPTVLQVPEGFKTDDGILEACFMGLAISPDNQTLYVAGGQTNKIFLFDLNTGKGKGSINCSAKNYEHGYLGDLVLSNDGKRLYVVDQIGFRMVVVNTETLRVADNIPTGRYPFGISFSPDEQRIYVANVGVFEYKPFTDLDPKNLKKTAHPWPATKYGSKEMEEGNAAKGIPALGSPNAPEAFSVWSYSPNGTSWKVKNKTKTGFLVGQMIEDFPAVGGSSPNSVAATDKYVFVSNGNNDCVSVIDIQKDTVVYTIPLQPDPRLGKLRGLIPFGVATSPDQKRLYVAEAGINAVAVIDIPSLKVLGHIPTGWFPSKLKVSPDGRQLIVTNAKGFGSGPNGGPNFKPGPEGSYVGSLMKGTVSVIDIPADGQLAAMTQKVISNNFKFEQKPVTKNALSNIEHIVFISKENRTYDEVFGQNTNGKGEASLARYGLKATFSNRNKTQTLENVDVMPNHAALAKRFAMSDNFYCDADVSADGHRWMVGVYPNEWVETGTSAAYGGKRDLIDTSKAPGNWSFYGSAGSIYPEDYTEAGSIWDHLERNKKEFFNFGFGVEMAAAYSDSTMKYIGELYTINYPLPAPLYDRSSKIYPTYNMAIPDQFRADVFMREFNEKWGGTNRKLPSMLTLMLPNDHGTRERAKAGFPFTQSYMADNDLALGRVVEFLSKTPYWKKMLIVVLEDDPQGGVDHIDAHRSLLLTISPWVKKNYVGHEHYSFGSVFKTFWNILGMPYLNQYDAGATNLIDLFTDKPDYTPYNAVAIDKRLFDPQKALDPFDEKFDWKAFAQSEELDRTETMQKRRAEDDEELKKAKPKTNKPKSIKPKK
- a CDS encoding TonB-dependent receptor plug domain-containing protein codes for the protein MSKLSFSTLSALITLGFHSSFAKAPDSLKTKQLNEVVVTSTRGEKTVFQTPALIYAIGQEEIKTSQSRSTPELLMNQMGVFVQKTTHGAGSPFVRGLTGNQTLLLIDDIRLNNSTFRYGPNQYLNTIDAFTLGRAEVLLGSGSVQYGSDALGGTIQLFTTDPQFNTGFGGRLLGRLVSAGMEQSGRVEARYGGTNAAFQAGFTNRRFGDVLGGKNTGFQSPSGYKEQDFDLKAKLNLGHGWMATLAHQSVSQRNVEVFFRYQLENFKINQFDPQRRQLTYVKLENQSESNWFNHQTFTLSRQATQEGRFSQKNGATALRSETDKVQTWGLTYNNQSRFLRGMLTLNSGVELYRDKVNSERYDENNTTLQRTYSRGLYPDNSTFLNYAAYSIVSTNLARLNSTFGIRYNGFVIDIPDATIGDSRLTPAAFVYNYNLSYNLGKSIAPYLNISTGFRAPNIDDLGTLGIVDFRYEVPTNNLKPEKSTTYELGLKIATKIIGLQMGYYSTQLQNLITRVRVPNEQVNGINVYRKENVESAYINGFDAKLQANLLTSLQLYGNVSYCFGQSETKNEPMRRIPPVNGRVGLNFTKNKGWIRPEFWFAGAQERLAQGDKDDNRIAKGGTPAWNVFNLNAGYNLKRISLTAAVQNLFDADYRTHGSGINGYGRSLWLTAEFKW
- a CDS encoding alkaline phosphatase family protein; the protein is MKPSTKSSLFLCLVGVFLLLENSCQRQSRATSESTQFYQMLTSKRIKLPNGWSLTPAGNKSLSLNDLPLNLVVSSSGKYAAVTNNGQKTHSITLIDAATQQILDDVVVPKAYYGLTFSADEKTLYASGGNDNKILIFQLENNKLKADGEIVLGKPWPEKIGPVGLCIDEAQQKLFVVTKENNSLYVCDLKTRKVLKNISLGFKGYACQLSQDKKQLFVSLWEGSGVRVLNAETLQTVVDIPTAKNPNDLLQTRDGKFLYVACGNDNTVMMIDLAKQQVVETLNASLYPNAPVGSTPNALALTSDESKLLIANADNNCIAVFNVAEKGKSRSLGFVPTGWYPTSLKVINNQIWVTNGKGYSSAANPKGPNPNRSKSPQYKGANAEANRDETQYIGGLFKGTLSIIDFPDEDILGVYSKLVYENTPYTKNKETLAEGEAGNPIPMKVGEASPIKYVFYIIKENRTYDQILGDMKEGNGDAALCLFPEKVTPNQHALAREFVLLDNFYVDAEVSADGHNWSSAAYANDYVEKNWVTSYGGRGGTYDYEGQKEIAHPRDGFIWDHCKRANVSYRSYGWFVDDKPTIPVLEGHYAPNFKSYNLGYMDIDREKAWEKDFDELVKNNAVPRLNTIRMGNDHTSGARVGYPTPDAAVADNDLAVGRFVEHLSKSPIWKESVVFILEDDAQNGPDHVDAHRSIAFVAGGYVKRGFVDHTMYSTSGMLRTIELILGLKPMSQYDAAAVPMWRCFQKTPNTAPFQAKEPGVDLNEKNVAANYNHRRTLQFDLSKPDAIDDLIFSEIVWQTVRGEKSKMPAPVRGAFVKLKEKEEEEEGDDD